GTGGGCTTAGGTGGAGGTGCTACAAAAACGCTAATGAAGAGCACCGCTGGCACCCGCACAACCACGGaacctctccctctgcccgTCGATggcgctcctccaccaccaccaccacaccctGAGCGGAGCTGGGAGAAGTGATCGGTAGAAAATGGAAGGCAAGAGTTGAGCAGCCCTGGCAAGAGCCACGCAAGTGCTgaaagcacgcgcacagagaaggCCACCACCCCATTCCCATcaactcccccccccctcgcatgcatgtgtgggCGCATATGCCCGCCAAgcgagcgcagcgctgctgtttCCGTATTCGTTCCGTTTCTCGTTGGTTCTTCTTATGTTAGTCAGTGCCCACTTATACGCTTCTTTTACCTGTGCGTTGTTTTGGACAACGggcacacatacactcgCACACAAGCGAGGGGTGAGCGATGGCGAAGGACAGGTGGAGAGACGGACGCCTCCGACCTTCGGTAGGGCGTGGAGGGACGACGAGGGGCAGATCACAaacacagagggagaggcgcatGGGTCAACACGGAAAAGGTGAATAAGTTGTGCCTCTCTGCCCATGCCcgcccaccccttcccctcctcctcctcctccccctccatcctttcctttttcggcATCCGCAGGGAagtacgcacacacacgcgtgcacacacaaacgtcACGAAAAGCGCCGTATCAGCGCAGGAGagcaggcggtggtggccatTAGCAGGTGTCTGTCGGTCTGTCggtgtatgcatgtgtatTGTGTGTGAAGGCTTTTAACGGTGtgcggggaggaggacatATGAAGGAGGAAGGAGTGTGAGGTATGCCAAGAGTCGCTCGCGCTGATCCATGGCAGCTGCGACATGCGCGATGTTAgcacggtggcggctgaTCCGTTCCCCTTCTGTCGTCCCTCCCTTACTCCATCAACGCAGAATGCGGATGCTCTCACGCGTCCGCGCGTCCTTCCGTCCCGTcgttcctcctcctgctccactTGCCGCCTTAAACACCCATCTGGATTGCTACGCTGCCGGGGATGCggacggtgccgctgctcaccGTGATGACGTTGTCGTGGATCTTGGTGCCGTTCATGTGCTGgatgcactgctgcaccgacTCCGGGTTGTCAAAGCAGATCATGACCATCAGCTCGAGACGGTTCACATCGAGAATGCGGCCGAAGGCGGAGAAGTGCTCCATGAGGTATCTATTCGTGGTGCCGAATGGCACGTTGTCAATGAAGGCAACGTTCGCCTCGAACGGCGGtaggcgcggcggcggtggcggcggtggcggcggcgggtgaagctggtgctgctggtactgctgcggctgctgaaagttctgcggcggctgcagatgagcgccaccgcgaccaCGCATGCCACGGTGgctgccaccagcaccgcggcTGTTGTTGTTATTGCCGCGGCCCATTCCACGCCCACCGCGGCCTCTACGCGTCGTCTCCGCACCCGTCACCTCCGGCACGCcgttgctcctcctcgtgtgcgccttgcgctgcttctgATCCTCATACGACTCGAAGTTCAAGAACTCCGCAGCGAGGCTCTTCTTGTCACTACCGGCGTTGCCTTTCTTCGTCTGCGAGCGCTTGCTTCGACTGCCGCTGGTCGtccccttctcctgctcCGGAGAGGTAGACAAGGCAGTGGCCGCCTCAGCGATACCGGGAATGGCATCGAGCTTCGCCCtggccgccttcgccgccgcctcgtcgcggAAGGTGACGAACACTGTCGTGATGTCCCTCTTGTTGTTCTTCTTCTCGCGGAAGGAGCCAACCGCCTCGACCTCGGGCCAAtcccgcagcgtcgcctccaccgccgaaAAGTGCGTCGTCCGGCACGACGTCTGCACAAGTCGGCCGTCCATCACGAAGACCGTtcccgtgcgtgcgcctgtgcgtacaagaagagcagcacgaTAACGGCGCTAGTTGTATGGTTGAGTACGGGCGCGGTTTGTCTGGCCGCGTCTACGTCTGCGCTCCCCTTCTTCAGTTGCTGGTAAggccccctctttttttttcggccgAGAGGCACACGTGCTTggcgcgcgcaggcacagcaAGCAAGCGAAACGAAAGCcggcaagcacacacacgcacagcaagCGTGCGCGCAACAGAAGACTTCCCCGTGTTCGTTACGGGCGCGGCCGTTTGTTTATGTTAAGGGTTTTGtcggtttgtgtgtgcgtgtgtattcCCGTTGCTTCGGAGAGTTGGGCGTggggtgtgggggggggggggaagctGATGTGTgcacgtatatatatatattgggggggggggtatgtGCAACAGAGGGTTTTGCACGGCTCGTCATTCGCGGGTGGAGAGAAAGGGA
This DNA window, taken from Leishmania donovani BPK282A1 complete genome, chromosome 17, encodes the following:
- a CDS encoding RNA-binding protein, putative, whose translation is MDGRLVQTSCRTTHFSAVEATLRDWPEVEAVGSFREKKNNKRDITTVFVTFRDEAAAKAARAKLDAIPGIAEAATALSTSPEQEKGTTSGSRSKRSQTKKGNAGSDKKSLAAEFLNFESYEDQKQRKAHTRRSNGVPEVTGAETTRRGRGGRGMGRGNNNNSRGAGGSHRGMRGRGGAHLQPPQNFQQPQQYQQHQLHPPPPPPPPPPRLPPFEANVAFIDNVPFGTTNRYLMEHFSAFGRILDVNRLELMVMICFDNPESVQQCIQHMNGTKIHDNVITVSSGTVRIPGSVAIQMGV